From a region of the Candidatus Fusobacterium pullicola genome:
- the ileS gene encoding isoleucine--tRNA ligase — protein MSEKDYGATLNLPKTSFQMKANLPNKEPKIIQKWEEDKIYEKGLTKGTKSFILHDGPPYANGDIHIGHALNKILKDIILKYKRLRGYNAPYVPGWDTHGLPIELKVTEQLGEKAKDMSPLEIRKLCTEYALKWVDIQREGFKRLGVLGDWENPYLTLKPEYEAKQLEVFGELYENGYIFKGLKPIYWSPVTETALAEAEIEYKNVTSPSIYVKMEANADLLERLGFTEQAWVVIWTTTPWTLPANMAISLNPNFEYGVYRTEKGNLILAKELAEKAFAEMEIAEYELVKEFVGSELERATYKHPFLDRTGMIILGTHVTADAGTGCVHTAPGHGQDDYVVGTRYGIEVVSPINNKGVLTEEAGQFAGLFYLKANKEIVAFLTETGHLLKLKNIEHSYPHDWRSKTPVIFRATEQWFVKAEGSDLREKALRALDNVEFVPAWGRNRIGSMLETRPDWCISRQRVWGVPIPVFYNEETGKEIYNKEILARVIEIVKKEGTAAWLTYTAEELIGEELLEKYNLKGVTLRKETNIMDVWFDSGVSHRSVLETRGELLHRPADMYLEGSDQHRGWFQTSLLTSIGSTHDAPYKKILTHGFVNDGEGKKMSKSVGNVVVPADVIKVYGADILRLWCASVDYREDVKISDNILKQMAEAYRRVRNTARYILGNSNDFNPATDKVAYKDLMEIDKWALNKLEILKRKVTENYEKYEFYNLFQDIHYFAGVDMSAFYLDIIKDRLYTEGTDSLDRRSAQTVMTEILLTLTKMIAPILSFTAEEIWDTLPEALKDEESVLLTSWYEENDEYLNSEVEAKWADIVKIRKEANKSLEKARQGENRIIGNSLDAKVMLCSKNAEMQKFLVENRDRLELALIVSNVEIVDNCDETFVEGEELKELYIKVVHAEGEKCERCWKYSTEVGQDAEHPTLCPRCASVLKNN, from the coding sequence ATGAGTGAAAAGGATTACGGAGCTACACTAAACCTTCCGAAGACAAGTTTTCAAATGAAAGCAAATCTTCCAAATAAGGAACCTAAAATCATTCAAAAATGGGAAGAAGATAAGATTTATGAGAAAGGATTAACAAAGGGAACAAAGTCATTTATATTACATGATGGACCACCTTATGCAAATGGAGATATCCATATAGGACATGCTTTAAATAAAATTTTAAAAGATATAATTTTAAAATATAAAAGACTTAGAGGATATAATGCACCATATGTTCCTGGATGGGATACACACGGTCTACCAATAGAGTTAAAAGTAACAGAGCAACTAGGAGAGAAGGCAAAGGATATGTCTCCATTAGAGATAAGAAAACTTTGTACAGAGTATGCTCTAAAATGGGTAGATATCCAAAGAGAAGGATTTAAGAGATTAGGAGTTTTAGGAGATTGGGAAAATCCTTATCTAACTTTAAAACCTGAGTATGAGGCAAAACAATTAGAGGTATTTGGAGAGTTATATGAAAATGGATATATTTTCAAAGGACTAAAACCAATTTACTGGTCACCAGTTACAGAAACAGCTCTAGCAGAAGCAGAGATAGAGTATAAAAATGTAACATCTCCATCTATCTATGTAAAAATGGAAGCTAATGCTGATTTATTAGAGAGACTTGGATTTACAGAGCAAGCTTGGGTAGTAATTTGGACAACTACTCCATGGACATTACCAGCAAATATGGCTATATCATTAAATCCTAACTTTGAGTATGGAGTATATAGAACTGAAAAAGGAAATTTAATCCTAGCTAAAGAGTTAGCTGAAAAAGCTTTTGCTGAGATGGAAATAGCTGAATATGAACTAGTAAAAGAGTTTGTAGGAAGTGAGTTAGAGAGAGCAACTTATAAGCACCCATTCTTAGATAGAACTGGTATGATAATTCTAGGAACACATGTAACTGCTGACGCAGGAACAGGATGTGTACACACAGCTCCAGGACATGGGCAAGACGACTATGTTGTTGGAACAAGATATGGAATAGAGGTAGTTTCTCCTATCAATAATAAAGGGGTATTAACAGAGGAAGCAGGACAATTTGCCGGACTATTCTACTTAAAAGCAAATAAAGAGATAGTTGCTTTCTTAACAGAGACAGGGCACCTATTAAAACTAAAAAATATAGAACACTCATATCCACACGATTGGAGATCAAAAACTCCAGTAATATTCAGAGCTACAGAGCAATGGTTCGTAAAAGCTGAAGGTTCAGACTTAAGAGAGAAAGCATTAAGAGCTCTTGATAATGTAGAGTTTGTACCAGCATGGGGAAGAAATAGAATAGGTTCTATGCTAGAAACAAGACCTGACTGGTGTATCTCTAGACAAAGAGTATGGGGAGTACCAATTCCTGTATTTTATAACGAAGAAACTGGAAAAGAGATCTATAATAAAGAGATTTTAGCAAGAGTAATAGAGATAGTTAAAAAAGAGGGAACAGCTGCATGGCTAACTTATACAGCTGAAGAGTTAATAGGAGAAGAGTTATTAGAGAAATATAACTTAAAAGGAGTAACTCTAAGAAAAGAAACAAATATTATGGACGTTTGGTTTGACTCGGGAGTATCTCATAGATCAGTTTTAGAAACTAGAGGAGAGTTACTACATAGACCAGCTGATATGTACTTAGAGGGATCTGACCAACATAGAGGATGGTTCCAAACATCACTTCTTACTTCAATAGGTTCTACACATGATGCTCCATACAAAAAAATCTTAACTCACGGATTTGTAAATGATGGAGAAGGTAAGAAAATGTCTAAGTCAGTAGGAAACGTAGTGGTTCCAGCTGATGTTATAAAAGTATATGGAGCAGATATTTTAAGACTTTGGTGTGCTTCAGTAGACTACAGAGAGGATGTAAAAATCTCTGATAATATCTTAAAACAAATGGCAGAAGCTTACAGAAGAGTAAGAAATACAGCTAGATATATTTTAGGAAACAGCAATGATTTCAATCCAGCAACTGATAAAGTCGCTTATAAAGATTTAATGGAAATCGATAAATGGGCATTAAATAAATTAGAGATATTAAAGAGAAAAGTTACAGAAAACTATGAAAAATATGAGTTCTATAACCTATTCCAAGATATTCACTATTTTGCTGGTGTAGATATGTCTGCTTTCTATCTAGATATTATAAAAGATAGATTATATACAGAAGGAACAGATTCATTAGATAGAAGATCAGCTCAAACTGTAATGACAGAGATACTATTAACTTTAACTAAGATGATAGCTCCAATCCTTTCATTCACAGCTGAGGAGATTTGGGATACACTTCCAGAAGCTTTAAAAGATGAGGAATCAGTACTATTAACTTCTTGGTATGAAGAAAATGATGAGTACTTAAACTCAGAAGTAGAAGCTAAATGGGCAGATATAGTAAAAATCAGAAAAGAAGCTAATAAATCATTAGAAAAAGCAAGACAAGGAGAGAATAGAATAATTGGAAACTCTCTTGATGCTAAGGTTATGTTATGCTCTAAAAATGCTGAGATGCAAAAATTCTTAGTAGAAAATAGAGATAGATTAGAGTTAGCTCTAATTGTTTCAAATGTTGAAATTGTAGATAATTGTGATGAGACATTTGTAGAGGGTGAAGAGTTAAAAGAGCTTTACATAAAAGTTGTACATGCAGAGGGAGAAAAGTGTGAAAGATGTTGGAAATATTCAACTGAGGTTGGACAAGATGCTGAACACCCTACACTTTGCCCAAGATGTGCTTCTGTATTAAAAAATAATTAG
- the lspA gene encoding signal peptidase II: protein MIYIVLILILVGADQLSKYLIDSHMLEGETIPLISNFFHITYVKNRGIAFGMFQGKLDIISIATIIAIVAIAYYLYRERNKLSVVEKMGFIYILAGAIGNMIDRAFRGYVVDMVDFRGIWSYVFNLADVWINMGVVFVLLDQLILRKKRETEEDK, encoded by the coding sequence ATGATATATATAGTTTTAATCTTGATACTTGTTGGTGCTGACCAACTTTCAAAATACCTCATAGATAGTCATATGTTGGAGGGAGAGACAATACCTTTAATAAGTAATTTTTTTCACATTACTTATGTAAAAAATAGGGGTATTGCCTTTGGAATGTTTCAAGGAAAACTAGATATAATAAGTATAGCTACAATTATAGCAATTGTAGCTATTGCTTATTACCTGTATAGAGAGAGAAATAAACTATCTGTAGTAGAGAAGATGGGATTTATCTATATCTTAGCAGGAGCTATTGGAAATATGATAGACAGAGCTTTTAGAGGATATGTAGTAGATATGGTAGACTTTAGAGGTATCTGGAGTTATGTATTTAATCTAGCAGATGTCTGGATAAATATGGGAGTAGTATTTGTACTATTAGATCAATTAATTCTTAGAAAGAAGAGAGAAACCGAGGAGGATAAATAA
- the glyQ gene encoding glycine--tRNA ligase subunit alpha: MMTFQEIIFALQKYWSSKGCVLGNPYDIEKGAGTFNPNTFLMSLGPEPWSVAYVEPSRRPKDGRYGENPNRVYQHHQFQVIMKPSPLNIQELYLESLRVLGIEPEKHDIRFVEDDWESPTLGAWGLGWEVWLDGMEVTQFTYFQQVGGLELDPIPVEITYGLERIALYIQNKENIYDLEWAPGVKYGDMRFQFEYENSKYSFELADLDKHFKWFDEFEKEASRILDEGLVLPAYDYVLKCSHVFNVLDSRGAISTTERMAYILRVRNLARRCAEVYVQNRKDLGYPLLKK, translated from the coding sequence ATAATGACATTTCAAGAGATAATTTTTGCTCTTCAAAAATACTGGAGTTCAAAAGGGTGTGTACTAGGAAACCCTTATGATATTGAGAAGGGAGCTGGAACATTTAACCCAAATACATTCCTTATGTCATTGGGACCAGAGCCATGGAGTGTGGCATATGTTGAGCCATCAAGAAGACCAAAAGATGGAAGATATGGAGAGAATCCAAATAGAGTTTATCAACATCACCAATTCCAAGTTATAATGAAACCATCTCCATTAAATATTCAAGAACTATACTTAGAAAGTTTAAGAGTATTAGGAATAGAGCCAGAAAAGCATGATATTCGTTTTGTAGAAGATGACTGGGAATCACCAACATTAGGAGCTTGGGGACTTGGTTGGGAAGTATGGTTAGATGGAATGGAGGTAACTCAATTCACGTATTTCCAACAAGTAGGAGGACTTGAATTAGATCCTATTCCTGTTGAGATAACTTATGGACTTGAAAGAATAGCTCTATATATTCAAAATAAAGAAAATATCTATGATTTAGAGTGGGCTCCAGGAGTAAAATATGGAGATATGAGATTCCAATTTGAATATGAAAACTCAAAATACTCTTTTGAATTAGCTGATTTAGATAAACATTTCAAATGGTTTGATGAATTTGAGAAGGAAGCTAGCAGAATACTAGATGAAGGTTTAGTATTACCAGCTTATGACTACGTTTTAAAATGTTCTCATGTATTCAATGTATTAGACTCAAGAGGTGCTATATCTACAACTGAGAGAATGGCATACATATTAAGAGTAAGAAACTTAGCAAGAAGATGTGCTGAAGTTTACGTTCAAAACAGAAAAGATTTAGGATATCCACTACTAAAGAAGTAA
- the glyS gene encoding glycine--tRNA ligase subunit beta, translating to MRLLFEIGMEELPARFLNQALSDLKSNLETKLNNERIKFDEIKTYGTPRRLVLDVQNLAENQEDLDLVNMGPAKSVAYVNGEISRAGLGFAKSQGIEPEQLEIISTPKGEYIAARKFMKGRATKELLPEILKSLVLELNFPKSMRWADKKLRFARPVQWFLALCDSKVVPFEIEGIVSGNRSRGHRFFGKEFEASNAQDYFTKLRENNVIVDIAERRELVKELVAKCAEAGEQVHIEDELLDEVTNLIEYPCPIVGSFNADFLEVPQDVLIISMQVHQRYFPILDTNGKLLPKFVVVRNGVETSDFVRKGNEKVLSARLADARFFYQEDLKHPLVDNVEKLKTVVFQKDLGTIYQKIERSKELASYLIDVLGCTDRRDDILRTVYLAKADLVSNMIGEKEFTKLQGFMGADYALKSGENERVSLGIKEHYYPRFQGDLLPTEMEGIIAGIADRVDTLVGCFGVGVIPSGSKDPFALRRAALGIANIIVNSKLNISLKALVNKSLDTLVADGVLKRDRATVEAEVLEFFKQRAINIFGDMGYSRDVIGAVLDKDCDNLVEALERVKTLEAFAKEEEFGKLLPVLKRVGNISKDHTDTKVNPELFKEEIEKELYQFSTELNSKVNVAIEQRDYAKYLQEITAGKDIINNYFDKVIVMDKDEAIKNNRLSQMRFLTDIFTKMADLNQIEER from the coding sequence TTGAGATTACTATTTGAAATAGGAATGGAAGAGTTGCCAGCAAGATTTCTTAATCAGGCACTAAGTGATTTAAAATCTAATTTAGAAACAAAATTAAACAATGAAAGAATAAAATTTGATGAGATAAAAACTTATGGAACACCAAGAAGACTTGTACTTGATGTACAAAACTTAGCTGAAAATCAAGAGGATTTAGACCTAGTAAATATGGGACCAGCTAAGAGTGTTGCCTATGTAAACGGAGAGATTTCAAGAGCAGGTCTTGGATTTGCAAAATCTCAAGGAATAGAGCCAGAACAATTAGAGATTATATCAACTCCAAAGGGAGAATATATAGCAGCTAGAAAGTTTATGAAAGGAAGAGCTACAAAGGAGCTTTTACCAGAGATATTAAAATCATTAGTATTAGAGTTAAACTTCCCTAAATCTATGAGATGGGCAGATAAAAAATTAAGATTTGCAAGACCAGTACAATGGTTCTTAGCTCTATGTGATTCAAAGGTAGTACCATTTGAAATAGAGGGAATAGTAAGTGGAAATAGATCAAGAGGTCACAGATTCTTTGGAAAAGAGTTTGAGGCATCAAATGCACAAGATTACTTTACAAAATTAAGAGAAAATAATGTAATAGTAGATATAGCTGAGAGAAGAGAGTTAGTAAAAGAGTTAGTAGCTAAATGTGCAGAAGCAGGAGAGCAAGTGCACATAGAAGATGAGTTACTAGATGAGGTAACTAACCTAATAGAGTATCCATGCCCAATAGTTGGAAGCTTCAATGCTGACTTCTTAGAAGTACCACAAGATGTATTAATAATCTCTATGCAAGTTCACCAAAGATATTTCCCTATTCTAGATACAAATGGAAAACTATTACCTAAGTTTGTAGTTGTAAGAAATGGAGTAGAAACATCAGATTTCGTAAGAAAAGGAAATGAAAAAGTTCTATCAGCTAGACTAGCAGATGCTAGATTCTTCTATCAAGAGGATTTAAAACATCCACTAGTTGATAATGTAGAAAAGTTAAAAACTGTTGTATTCCAAAAAGATTTAGGAACTATCTACCAAAAAATAGAGAGAAGTAAAGAGTTAGCTAGTTATTTAATAGATGTATTAGGATGTACAGATAGAAGAGATGATATTTTAAGAACTGTATATTTAGCTAAAGCTGACTTAGTATCAAATATGATAGGGGAGAAGGAGTTTACAAAACTTCAAGGGTTCATGGGAGCAGACTACGCTCTAAAATCTGGAGAAAATGAGAGAGTTTCTCTAGGAATAAAAGAACACTACTATCCAAGATTCCAAGGAGATTTACTACCAACAGAGATGGAAGGTATAATTGCTGGTATTGCTGATAGAGTAGATACATTAGTAGGATGCTTTGGAGTAGGAGTTATCCCTAGTGGTTCAAAAGATCCATTCGCTTTAAGAAGAGCAGCATTAGGAATAGCAAATATAATAGTTAATTCTAAATTAAATATATCATTAAAAGCTCTAGTTAATAAATCACTGGATACATTAGTAGCTGATGGAGTATTAAAAAGAGATAGAGCTACTGTAGAAGCAGAGGTATTAGAGTTCTTTAAACAAAGAGCTATAAATATTTTTGGAGATATGGGATATAGTAGAGATGTTATTGGAGCTGTATTAGATAAAGATTGTGACAACTTAGTAGAAGCATTAGAAAGAGTAAAAACATTAGAAGCTTTTGCAAAAGAGGAAGAGTTTGGAAAACTATTACCAGTATTAAAAAGAGTTGGAAATATCTCTAAAGATCATACAGATACAAAAGTTAATCCAGAGTTATTCAAAGAAGAGATTGAAAAAGAGTTATATCAATTCTCTACTGAATTAAATAGTAAAGTAAATGTAGCTATTGAGCAAAGAGATTATGCTAAATATCTACAAGAGATAACAGCTGGAAAAGATATAATCAACAACTATTTTGATAAAGTAATAGTAATGGATAAAGATGAGGCTATTAAAAATAATAGATTATCTCAAATGAGATTTTTAACTGATATCTTTACTAAGATGGCAGATTTAAATCAAATAGAAGAAAGATAA
- a CDS encoding PTS sugar transporter subunit IIC, with amino-acid sequence MGEFLKRKGVELSVKRYLVDASSYMALGLFSTLLIGTILNTIGEKLGIAFLTDVVWKVARDMTGPGIGLAVAYGLKAPHLVLFSSTITGAIGAMYGGPVGSFIGAVVGAEFGKIVSKETKVDIIVAPATTIITGSIVVYLVGPFVAKVMQTFGAMVVYATELQPFAMGILVSTIVGIALTLPISSAALCMMIGLGGLAGGAATVGCSAQMVGFAVMSFKENGWGGLVAQGVGTSMLQIGNIVKNWKIWIPPTVAGAILGPVSTMVFKFQNIPIASGMGTSGFVGQFGTITAMNSIGVNGIKLYLGIFLLHFLLPAIITLIVAKIMRKYGWIKDGDLKLDL; translated from the coding sequence ATGGGAGAGTTTTTAAAAAGAAAAGGTGTGGAATTATCTGTAAAAAGATACTTAGTAGATGCATCTAGTTATATGGCATTGGGACTTTTTTCTACGTTACTGATAGGAACGATACTTAACACTATTGGAGAAAAATTGGGAATAGCTTTTCTAACTGATGTGGTATGGAAGGTAGCTAGGGATATGACAGGACCAGGAATAGGATTAGCTGTAGCCTATGGACTTAAGGCACCTCACCTAGTACTTTTTTCTTCAACTATAACAGGAGCGATAGGAGCTATGTATGGAGGACCTGTAGGTTCTTTTATAGGAGCAGTAGTGGGAGCAGAGTTTGGAAAAATAGTATCTAAGGAAACAAAGGTAGATATAATAGTAGCTCCAGCTACAACTATAATAACAGGGTCTATAGTAGTTTATTTAGTAGGACCATTTGTTGCTAAAGTTATGCAAACTTTTGGAGCTATGGTAGTTTATGCTACAGAATTACAACCTTTTGCTATGGGTATTCTTGTTTCAACTATAGTAGGAATAGCACTAACTCTTCCAATTAGTAGTGCGGCTCTATGTATGATGATAGGGCTAGGTGGACTTGCAGGAGGAGCTGCAACAGTAGGGTGTTCAGCTCAGATGGTAGGTTTTGCTGTAATGAGTTTTAAAGAGAATGGTTGGGGAGGATTAGTAGCTCAAGGTGTTGGAACATCTATGCTTCAAATAGGAAATATAGTTAAGAATTGGAAGATATGGATACCACCAACAGTTGCTGGAGCTATTTTAGGTCCTGTTTCAACAATGGTTTTCAAATTTCAAAATATCCCAATAGCTTCAGGAATGGGGACAAGTGGATTTGTAGGACAATTTGGAACAATCACAGCTATGAATAGCATAGGTGTTAATGGAATAAAACTTTATTTGGGAATATTTTTACTACATTTTTTACTACCAGCTATAATTACATTAATAGTAGCAAAAATTATGAGAAAATATGGTTGGATAAAAGATGGAGATTTAAAATTAGATTTATAG